The Vigna unguiculata cultivar IT97K-499-35 chromosome 11, ASM411807v1, whole genome shotgun sequence genomic sequence AGTTCgttcttaaatatttttctttatttgtatgtttaatattttaataataatatatttaaactgtagttatgaaaaaaaaatcttacttaCTTTCTAAATCtttgcaatatatatatatatatatatatatatatatatatatatatattgaatttctAAACATATAGAAACAAAACTCTTTAAAATCTAACACTTAAAAAGAAATCGAGAAAGAAATTAATTGGAGGATAAATTAAGAATGAAATATTGATGTTCAATTGAACTGTGGATTAGTTTAACTTGAAATCAAGGTCCTAATTTTAAGGGCCACACAATCGTTTGTTTGGGTCGATGCCAAAACATTTTTGGCACATTCGTTTTGGTAGCATTTGCGTTCGGTGattgattttgatttaattacAATTCAAGCAATCATAACAACACTTGACTTTGTAACTAAGATTTTCATAATGTCTCACATAAGTCAGCTTATCTACCACGCTAATCACTAGCAATTGCGCTTAGTCAACTTCTCTACATAAACTTACAAACGGAATGAGAAAGCCAAGTTCACTGAACAAGGAAGAACATTTGCAAGCAGAATACACGTACCGTTATGTCACAAACACAAGGGTACGATGAAATAATACCACCTTCACTTGTTGggaatacaaataaaaatttcaaaacttatttttttatttatttattaggttGATAATACTTATTTTCATTACACTTAATAATCTCACATGATTTAAGAATagatactaaaataatttaaatagatatttctccttcaaacttttgagatatttaaaaaatatatatatttagactctaaaacaaacaataatttaaatgtgGTAAATAATTCTAACGATATTATctcaaataaatttgatattagaATATTGACGTTgtttggaaaaacaaaaactaaggATTCAAAATTCTTATTTTCCTTAATCTCTATGAGAGacttattttgatataattaatagttTCGCATGACATATTTAGGGTCGGAACTAGTGTAACATTTCTTATTCACGAAAGATGTATAGTTTAGATATAAAGTGTTAAATAAGTAAAGTTTAAAACTCGCAATTTTGTTCAATGTTTTTTAACTGAATATTTAGTAAATATGTTAAGCTagtatttaacataattataaatatttaaaataggtTAGCATACCTATGTGAAGTTACCAATTTTGGTACAAACTTaaccttaaaaagaataatCCAACCATCAAGCATTTGTAGATGCCCAACTCAAATTCTACAAAAACGGGTTTGgagggttatatatatatatatatatatatatatatatatatatatatatatatatatatatatatatatatttgatacgCTACAATATTTCTGAAATGTTAACTATTAGAAAGGATGCCGACATTACGGCGAAGCACTCAAGAGATAAATAATGGCAAGTACTTGTAAAATTATCATGGAAGCAATGATAACAGAGAAATGATAACGGATTAGAAGTCAATCCATAATGAGGATAAAACAGATTCTCGATCTTTTATAGTCAGTGCGTAATGGCATAGGATTCCAGGGCATCTTTTTACAAACATtcttgcataaaatttcaagtttCGTCATGATTATATGATACCAAAAAATATAGCATATAAAAGCAGCAAAATGCCCGTGACATGCTCATTAAGACTGCAACACTCTGATTCACTCAAAGTATGCCACTGATGAGAAGACAAATCTTCATTCATCTTCTCTTTGCATGGCTTCTGCTCCCAGCTTCTGCACTCAATCACGCCACTGCTGATGTTCATGCTATGCACTCAGGTATTGCATTTAGCTCTGAAACTATTTTCTTCTGAATGTTCGTTGTTCGTCTATTTTGTCAATCACTAACTGATGAGAAATGACTTAGCAATGGTAATTGCGGTAATTGTATCTCACGTCATTTTATACTTCTGTACTCAGCTCATTTCAAGCTCAGAACCCCACCCCCGCAAACTGCGCATGCCATTCCTTCATGGGTTA encodes the following:
- the LOC114169704 gene encoding CLAVATA3/ESR (CLE)-related protein 46, whose amino-acid sequence is MPLMRRQIFIHLLFAWLLLPASALNHATADVHAMHSAHFKLRTPPPQTAHAIPSWVNEKSRKSPSGPNPIGNQRPPSKP